The DNA segment TGAAAACAGTTTTAAAAACCTCTCTTGCCTCTCTATTTCTTTGGCTAATATTTCAGAAAATTCATCAGTTTTTTTTGAAAAATCTCTATTCAATTTTATTTTCAGCTCAATTAATAATTTGTTAAATTCGTCTATTATAATTAACAAGTATATTTCTTCTTTAGAAGAAATATATTTATAAAGATTTCCTCTTGTGAAATTGGTTCCTTTAGCAATGTCTGCTAAAGTAATTTCATAAAAATCATGAGTATCAAATAGCTTGATAGCAGCATCTTTTATTTCTTGAATTCTAATTTTTCTTTGTTCCTCTGTCTTTACTCTTTCAAAATCCATTTTGCACTCCTTAAAGTATTTTAAATTTCATTATAATTATAACATATATTTTATATTTTAAAAAATATGTTTGTTATCAATACGAACAGTATATTTTTTATATAATATAAATGTTAAAAAATCATGTTTATCCTTGAAATAAAGAAAAATCTGTGTTATTATAAAACAACTAAGTAACACTGTGTTACTTACAAAAGGGAAGGAAAGGAGATTTTTAATTATGAAAGACTTGTGGAATGGGAGATTTGATAGTGATGAAGATATTGATTTGAGAATTTGGCAGATTGTAAAATCTTTTGAAAATATAGAAGAAGGATTTGGAGTTTGCTTTATAGGATATGATACAGATGATGGAATAAGGAGAAATCAAGGAAGAATAGGTGCTGAAAAAGGACCTAATGCAATAAGAAAGGCTATACAGTCATTTCCCATAATTGAAAATTTAAAAATTTATGATTATCAAAATTTAAAAAATAAAATTTTAGAAGAGGCGCAAAAAGAATATTCAACAAAAATTTATAATGTTATAAAAAAAGAAATTTTTCCCGTAGGATTAGGTGGGGGACATGATATAGTTTTTGCTTCTTACAATGGAATTAGAAAAGCTTATCCAGATAAAAAAATAGGGATTGTAAATTTTGATACTCATTTAGATATGCGACCTTATGAAAATGGAGCTAGTTCAGGTACTTCATTTAAGCAGATATTAGATATTGATGAAAATGTGAAATATTCAATAGTTGGTTTTAAAAAACAAGGAAATACAAAGAGACTGATTGATACAGCTAAAAATTATAATGTATTAATTTTAGATGAAGAAAATGATGAAAAATTTATAAATGATGAATTAAAAAAATACCTTGCTGATACAGATATTGTTTATGTAACTTTTTGTATGGATGTCTTTAATGCTTCTGATGCACTAGGGGTTTCAGCTCCAACAATAATGGGACTTGAACCTAAAAAAGGAAAAAGAATTTTGAGAGAAATTATGGAGAGTGGAAAGGTTGTATGTGTAGATTTTGCAGAAGTAAATCCAGAATATGATATAGATAACAGAACAGCAAAACTTGCAGGAAGTCTTATATATGATGTTATGAATAATTTAAAAAAATGATAAAATATAAAGAATCTGTTAATTTAAAATGAAAACTAGCTCTGAAAAGTTGAAAAGGTATAAAAAGTGCTTTTAGAAAATTTCTATCCTAAAAAAGAGTATCACAA comes from the Fusobacterium sp. genome and includes:
- the hutG gene encoding formimidoylglutamase — its product is MKDLWNGRFDSDEDIDLRIWQIVKSFENIEEGFGVCFIGYDTDDGIRRNQGRIGAEKGPNAIRKAIQSFPIIENLKIYDYQNLKNKILEEAQKEYSTKIYNVIKKEIFPVGLGGGHDIVFASYNGIRKAYPDKKIGIVNFDTHLDMRPYENGASSGTSFKQILDIDENVKYSIVGFKKQGNTKRLIDTAKNYNVLILDEENDEKFINDELKKYLADTDIVYVTFCMDVFNASDALGVSAPTIMGLEPKKGKRILREIMESGKVVCVDFAEVNPEYDIDNRTAKLAGSLIYDVMNNLKK